DNA from Denticeps clupeoides chromosome 7, fDenClu1.1, whole genome shotgun sequence:
CCTGCGGTAAtctgcacacactcgcacacacacacacacacacactcgcacacgcaCGTCTCAATGATGCATCTGAATGAATGCAGATACAACAGTTTACGGTCAGGTTGAAATCGATCCCACATTTCTCTCGACACCCAGGCAACGTGCCCAGGAGATGTGGAACTGGATCTACCAGCTGGAGTCGGAGAAATTTGACTTCATGGATGAAATGAAGAGGCAGAGATATGAGGTGCGTCACACCGAACATCCGCACAGTGGACACTGTTATTCAGGTTGTGCGGGCTTCCATCACAGTTTCTCTTCTCCATGTTCACAGATTGTGGTCCTTTTGAACAGGATCTCACATGCTCAGAAGTTGTAAGTGGCTCACGTGGTGCTGTGATGTTTGACGTACACCGGTTGTGTGCAGgattaataaaagaaatgatttcTTTACCTTTCCTCACAGTAAAAAAGGCCATGGCAAAGGGAAGGTTGGAGGTCGCTGGAAATAATGGACATTCAGAGAAAACACGAACAGAACTAGCCTTGGGCCTTTAAGCGAGAGAGGTTGAATTGGATGAAGGGCCTTTTACTTCTTCTCCTTATCAAGATGTGCAAGAATTAAAGGAATCcaaatttcatgcaaataaatgaataataatggcAAACATTGTTTGTGGTCTATACACTGACATGTAATGGCGCCTAGTGGTCAAAATGTGAACTGCTTTGATAATAAggattaatgaaaaaaataatataaaaatcttaaaaatgcAGAATTCTTTGAATGGATAAACCTCCAATCTATGCCACATTCATTCATTATGTTATGGATGATAATGTTCTgaaaacactgcacacacacttcctttcACAGGGATTTCTAGCGGCCTGGATGGCGTCACGTTTGGCCGAAGCAGTCCGGTTTCTCCTCGGTTACCAGGCAACCCGAAATCACTGATCCCCTGACCTCAGCTTAGCACAGCGGCAGAGTGACGGCACCGGCTAAAGCCTTTAGGCTGCAGGGTTCGGATTAGAGTGCATCAGCGGACGTCGCTAAACCCTCAGAAACCTGCACCCGTGGTCGAATATGCAGGCGCTACCTTCACCGGAGACCGCTGCACggagacattaaaaaaaaatgcacgaaAGAGCTCTGCCAGtcagtgtgtgtaaatgtttatttcacTCAGGAAGGTCCAACAGAAGGTCAAACATCACGAGCATGCGTGCAAACGGCATTCGTTCTCTTGCTCTCGCACACAAGCACGCGTGGTTCACACACACTGGCGCATTAACAAGACAGGTTCGTGAAAAAAGTACAGGAAACAAGCAGAGCAGATGGACGGGGGGCGCAGTGCAACGTGCCAGTGGACGGGGGTCAGCAGTGAGGAACTGATCCTCTGAAGGGAGGGGCTGCTACTGTGTGTAGTGTCTGCGTGTTGGGTTCTGCGGGTATGGACGTGTGGAGGCGCAGAGAACGATAGAAACAGCAATACTGGCATTACGGGGTGTTAGCGGGCGAATGCCCGCGTGAAGGTGCAACTGATGAATGTAGGTGCTGGTCCACAGGCCGGGGTGTTTAGCGGATGGGCGCTTTTAGGGCCGCATCCACTTCCTCCTCGGGAAGAAGGGTGTGCCACTGGGCCACCGGGCGCCGCGGGTTGGCCAACATGTCTGACCAATGGCGGAGGCCAACACCGCTGGCCCCGAATCCGATCCAGCACTTCCCGATGGCGTCGTTGCTGCCCAGCTTATCGTAGTCGTACACAGTGATCAGCACCTGGATTTTCTGTAGGGGGGGAGCAGAGTCAGAGTCAAGCCACAACTACCCCAAAAACCCCAAACCAACAACTAACCGTTCAACTCGATTAGCCCAGAGCTAATTTGACCCCATTTCAATTCACAGGAGGATTCTTTAGATGCATTATTTGGTAACAAAATGTCTAATTCATTGGTTAAGAATTCTTGAATAAAAGGGCAGAGGATCTAAATGTGCTCTGTCAGAAATATGGTACTGGTGTTGacaatgtatttataaaattttttgagaacaaaatatttattttgatattaatattaaatattaattaagcTGACAACTATAAATCTGGCAACATATGTTCTAAAAATTTAATCTAAGGTAATCGGGTGCCATAGACATTTTTGGTGTGTTAAATGTCTGAGTCAAAAAATAGATTACAGATGGACAAATTGCAAGAACATTTCTGTCTCAGTGATACTAAAGTATATTACATGTAAGTACACTAATTTGTACTAATGCTTCATTTGAGTGCATTAAAATGAAGTATTAATGCAGGTAGTCAATAGTGTACATTAGGTTTAAGTCCAATTGGATTCTCATATTAccattaatttcattaaaagaaaTTCTCATCACAGGCACATTTCATGAGATATATTTAGCACACAAAGTACAACAAAAATGTTGCACACTTTTAGTATAATAATCATCAGTACATTGaggtaaaacatttttaaattgggAATTCATTGCCTGTGTGACAGAACCTACCTGAGTGATGAGCAGTCAGCTGACCAGCAGCAGGTTTATGGCTGCTTACCTGTATCTGTGCAAAGGGGATCTCAAAACTGAAGCTCTCGTTGAAGTAAGGGTTCAAGGTGTTCTGCTTCACCgtggtcttcttcttctttagcCGCTTCCCGTTGTGTTGCAGCACCACTTTCACAAACGGATCTGGTGACACATCGTGACGGTTTTTAACTGCGGTCACCACATATGGAAAATGTGAAAGCTGGACACTCGGAGTCACCTGACAGGCCACCAACGTCCATCTTCTTCAGGTTCTTGGCCTCCATAATGCAGACGGTGAGTTTGCCTGAGGTGGGCACGTAGCGCAGGGAGATGCAGATGTCACCGAGCTTCTCTTGCTGTCACACACGGGCGAAGAGAGACTCTGAAGGTCATCGAGAGAACCGCAGAAGAGCAACTGTAAACCACCAATCCCTCCCtcacctcctccttctctcctccaaCCAGGTCTTTGTATTCGTGGATGGGCTGTCCCAGGTCAATGCTGTTCATGGGGATCTTGATCTCTCCAATCACGTCGTGTTTGCCAAAACGGTCAAAGTCAAAGACCTGGAGGACCAGGGTCTGGCCGGCCAGGTCATTGAATGGGATCTGGATAGAGAAGATGGACAAGCCACACGAACAcaggaatgaaaatgaaaaagaagaacaGAGAACAGGGCGACGATGAATGTGAAACATGCCCCGCAAATTCAACATCCTTTACCCCAGCGGGCGTGTCCCACTAGCTGCATTTTCGTTGCCTTGTCGACATGTTCGAAATTTTCAGGCTAATGCAAttgcaaagtaaaataatgcatttcccGTCACCGATGTTCCCTGCGTGACATGTCGTTCCAGCCACGCATTTTACAGCAGCGAAATCATAAggtaaaattaatttatttgttttattaattaatgctCTGTACCCTCTATTGGAGCAAAGTAAACGAACCCAAACGGATGTCCGAGCACGCAAAACAGTTCTTGTGACCGGCATGGACGCCACAGTACAGTTTTTTTGTTCTAATATGAGCAACAATGCTGTGAGATTTCTAGATCTGGGGTGTTTCCGTTGAAAGGAAGAAGCCGAGCGAGGAGAGCAGCAGCGATGCAGCACGTGCCTTGAACGTGAAGGTCTCGTTGAAAACCGGGCAGAGGTTCTTGCGCTGCACTTTGGTCTCaaacttcttcttcttgtccGGCAGCATGTAGACTTTGACGTAGGGGTCCGAGGTCCCGCCGATGTCCATGGCGGGCAGGTCCTGCGCCTGCAGGATTCCTACGATCAGCTGACCGACAGAGcacacaggtcagaggtcaacgaAGTACGTGAGCACGACAGTATAacacaacaatatacaatacgGTGTAATATCTTATAATAATGCTAAAATAATATCACAAGTGGACATAAAGTGCAGCTGCAATGTGTGTGACGGTTTTAGATCGACTGCCAGCAGGGTAATAACGGTGGGGAAGtgtccttacacacacacacacacacacacacacaaacctgattTTCTGTGAAGTTGTAGTCCAGTGTGTACTCCAGTTTGCCAAAGTACTCCCTTTCCTGTTCCTCCCCCTCgccttccttcttctcctcctgaGGTACAGATGTTCGGACCGTCCGTCAGATCCAAAAGAATAAACGTTCTCCACACCATTTCCACATTTTCACCCACCTCGGCCtgttctccctctccctccttttTCCTCCTCAGGCGGCCACCCTTCCTCTCCCGCACTTTCTTCGCCTTCTTCTTTCCTCCCAAGCACTTCTTGTAGACGCAGAACGCAAAGCAGCCCACTAGGGCCAGGACCACCACCACTATGGCCCCAATGGCCCACATGGGCACTACAGAGAGAGCGTGCGGGGTGGAACCACAAAGAAGGCATCATGTCTACATCTCAACATCTCTCAAAGAAGGCATCATCTCTACAGCTACCCTA
Protein-coding regions in this window:
- the syt5a gene encoding synaptotagmin Va isoform X2, with the protein product MHLVSLTHRARRAAESEPEPAPPPPPPPSHHSSHNFLNMKNKFFNELGHLPMPMWAIGAIVVVVLALVGCFAFCVYKKCLGGKKKAKKVRERKGGRLRRKKEGEGEQAEEEKKEGEGEEQEREYFGKLEYTLDYNFTENQLIVGILQAQDLPAMDIGGTSDPYVKVYMLPDKKKKFETKVQRKNLCPVFNETFTFKIPFNDLAGQTLVLQVFDFDRFGKHDVIGEIKIPMNSIDLGQPIHEYKDLVGGEKEEQEKLGDICISLRYVPTSGKLTVCIMEAKNLKKMDVGGLSDPFVKVVLQHNGKRLKKKKTTVKQNTLNPYFNESFSFEIPFAQIQKIQVLITVYDYDKLGSNDAIGKCWIGFGASGVGLRHWSDMLANPRRPVAQWHTLLPEEEVDAALKAPIR
- the syt5a gene encoding synaptotagmin Va isoform X1 — encoded protein: MHLVSLTHRARRAAESEPEPAPPPPPPPSHHSSHNFLNMKNKFFNELGHLPNHKMSMPMWAIGAIVVVVLALVGCFAFCVYKKCLGGKKKAKKVRERKGGRLRRKKEGEGEQAEEEKKEGEGEEQEREYFGKLEYTLDYNFTENQLIVGILQAQDLPAMDIGGTSDPYVKVYMLPDKKKKFETKVQRKNLCPVFNETFTFKIPFNDLAGQTLVLQVFDFDRFGKHDVIGEIKIPMNSIDLGQPIHEYKDLVGGEKEEQEKLGDICISLRYVPTSGKLTVCIMEAKNLKKMDVGGLSDPFVKVVLQHNGKRLKKKKTTVKQNTLNPYFNESFSFEIPFAQIQKIQVLITVYDYDKLGSNDAIGKCWIGFGASGVGLRHWSDMLANPRRPVAQWHTLLPEEEVDAALKAPIR
- the syt5a gene encoding synaptotagmin Va isoform X3 translates to MHLVSLTHRARRAAESEPEPAPPPPPPPSHHSSHNFLNMKNKFFNELGHLPNHKMSMPMWAIGAIVVVVLALVGCFAFCVYKKCLGGKKKAKKVRERKGGRLRRKKEGEGEQAEEEKKEGEGEEQEREYFGKLEYTLDYNFTENQLIVGILQAQDLPAMDIGGTSDPYVKVYMLPDKKKKFETKVQRKNLCPVFNETFTFKIPFNDLAGQTLVLQVFDFDRFGKHDVIGEIKIPMNSIDLGQPIHEYKDLVGGEKEEQEKLGDICISLRYVPTSGKLTVCIMEAKNLKKMDVGGLSDPFVKVVLQHNGKRLKKKKTTVKQNTLNPYFNESFSFEIPFAQIQVSSHKPAAGQLTAHHSENPGADHCVRLR